One region of Marivirga arenosa genomic DNA includes:
- a CDS encoding AlbA family DNA-binding domain-containing protein, which translates to MELKDLYRLVRKGEGDTLEFKRKASHPEKIVREFVAFANTNGGDILIGVDDNGNIPGVKYADEEIYVLNKALATLCKPRLKYEYYIIPLDENEERSVVHYSVPESKKKPHYALPDEKADWGKAYVRLADKSIQASKEVRNVIKFSQRKNGRVLQIQEKERLLLEYLGQNDFITVSKFQEISKLNRYKASRVLVNLVVSNILKINPSDKEDTFSMVPISLD; encoded by the coding sequence ATGGAACTCAAAGATTTATACCGTTTAGTTAGAAAAGGAGAGGGGGATACCCTTGAATTTAAAAGGAAAGCTTCGCATCCTGAGAAAATTGTGCGTGAGTTTGTGGCCTTTGCCAATACTAATGGTGGTGATATATTAATCGGTGTAGATGATAATGGAAATATTCCGGGTGTAAAATATGCTGATGAAGAAATTTATGTTCTCAATAAAGCATTGGCAACATTGTGTAAACCTCGTTTGAAATATGAATACTATATAATTCCATTAGATGAAAATGAGGAAAGGTCAGTAGTGCATTATTCTGTTCCAGAAAGTAAAAAGAAGCCGCATTATGCTTTGCCGGATGAAAAGGCAGATTGGGGCAAGGCCTATGTAAGGCTAGCTGATAAAAGTATTCAAGCCAGTAAGGAAGTGAGAAATGTCATCAAGTTTTCTCAGAGAAAGAATGGAAGAGTGCTCCAAATACAAGAAAAAGAAAGGCTATTGTTAGAGTATTTAGGACAGAATGACTTTATCACGGTTTCTAAATTCCAGGAAATCTCTAAACTCAATCGATATAAAGCTTCAAGGGTTTTGGTGAATCTTGTTGTGTCTAATATTTTAAAAATAAACCCATCTGATAAGGAGGATACTTTCAGTATGGTTCCCATTTCCCTAGATTGA
- the aroC gene encoding chorismate synthase: protein MSNSFGKIFNITTYGESHGVGIGVIIDGCPAGVEIDENLLKTEMQRRKPGQSKITTQRKEEDEVEILSGVFEGLTTGTPIALSIRNTNQKSKDYSHIKDSYRPSHADFTYQEKYGVRDYRGGGRSSARETAARVAAGAIAKMYLKKYGIDISAYVSQVGSLKLEKHYLEMDLKLAEENIVRCPDPEMAEKMIQHIDETRKNRDTIGGIVSCVINEVPIGLGEPVFDKLHAVLGQAMLSINAVKGFEYGSGFEGVKMYGSQHNDAFQSEDGKVTTSTNHSGGIQGGISNGQDIYFNVAFKPIATIMNDQESIDKDGNKVTVKGKGRHDPCVVPRAVPIVEAMAALTIADFMLRAKTNKI, encoded by the coding sequence ATGAGCAATAGTTTCGGGAAAATCTTCAATATCACTACCTATGGTGAGTCTCATGGCGTTGGAATAGGCGTTATTATAGACGGCTGTCCAGCAGGAGTTGAGATTGATGAGAATTTATTAAAAACCGAAATGCAGAGAAGAAAACCTGGCCAATCAAAAATCACAACACAAAGGAAAGAGGAAGATGAAGTTGAGATTTTGTCAGGTGTTTTTGAAGGACTGACTACAGGTACACCTATTGCACTGAGCATAAGAAATACTAATCAAAAAAGTAAGGATTACTCTCATATAAAGGATAGTTACAGACCATCTCATGCTGATTTTACTTACCAGGAAAAATATGGTGTTCGAGATTATAGAGGGGGTGGAAGAAGTTCTGCCAGAGAAACAGCCGCTAGGGTTGCAGCAGGAGCTATTGCAAAAATGTATTTAAAGAAATATGGCATTGATATTTCAGCTTATGTGTCTCAGGTAGGAAGTTTAAAACTTGAGAAGCACTATTTAGAAATGGATTTAAAACTAGCAGAAGAGAATATAGTTCGTTGTCCTGATCCTGAGATGGCTGAAAAAATGATACAGCATATTGATGAAACACGCAAAAATCGTGATACCATAGGTGGGATTGTGAGTTGTGTGATAAACGAAGTGCCAATTGGATTAGGAGAACCAGTTTTCGATAAGCTACATGCAGTGCTAGGGCAGGCAATGTTAAGTATTAATGCTGTAAAAGGATTTGAATACGGTAGTGGTTTTGAAGGAGTGAAAATGTATGGATCTCAACATAATGATGCATTTCAATCTGAGGATGGGAAAGTAACCACTTCAACTAATCATTCCGGAGGTATTCAAGGAGGAATTTCGAATGGTCAGGACATTTATTTTAATGTAGCATTTAAACCCATTGCTACTATAATGAATGATCAGGAGAGTATAGATAAAGATGGAAACAAAGTGACAGTAAAAGGAAAAGGAAGACATGATCCATGTGTAGTGCCCAGGGCAGTGCCTATAGTGGAAGCCATGGCTGCTTTAACGATTGCTGATTTCATGTTAAGGGCTAAAACGAATAAAATTTAA
- a CDS encoding BatD family protein: MMTRLFKILLLFFITFLSAAIAQSQDISIELGPDEIALNEAFTITIKVEGETLKSYDKFPDIEGLVKRGTSSSSSTNIFNGQVTRSQSITQTYIPEKQGIINIRPFNINVNGKLISSPGKSVKVGPAKQQNRNRRYDPFGSDPFEDFFGRRDEPEEFVDLKEDAFFALTTDKNEVYVGEGVNTTLAFYVSTENRAPLQFHDLTNQLTDILNKIRPNNVWEENFNIENISAEPVNIGGKRYSVYKIFQATFFPLGAQDIEFPSVGLEMIKYKVAKNRSFFGQNRKESFKTFYSKPKKVKVKPLPDHPLKDQVSVGNYKLSEKISSTELNTGESFQYEFRVRGIGNISGIAEPQISKEEELEVYSPNITENITRGGVSVTGSKAFNYYVIPKEPGEYDLSDYFQFIFFNTATDKYDTLKSRYNLNIKGESMANVNIEQASSDGLFYDRIGEVSNDLQSLKATDVWKWVFNIFLIVAFSVSLFFLLKKS, encoded by the coding sequence ATGATGACAAGGTTATTTAAAATTTTACTATTATTTTTTATCACATTTTTATCAGCTGCAATAGCTCAATCTCAGGATATTTCTATTGAATTAGGTCCTGATGAAATAGCGCTAAATGAGGCTTTTACTATTACTATTAAAGTGGAGGGAGAGACTTTGAAATCGTATGATAAGTTTCCCGATATAGAGGGGTTGGTGAAAAGAGGAACCTCCAGCAGTTCATCGACCAATATTTTTAATGGTCAGGTTACTAGAAGCCAAAGTATTACGCAAACTTATATTCCTGAAAAACAAGGAATCATCAATATCAGACCATTTAATATTAATGTGAATGGGAAGCTTATAAGCTCCCCAGGAAAAAGTGTGAAAGTAGGGCCAGCAAAACAACAAAATAGAAATCGTAGATACGATCCCTTTGGAAGCGATCCCTTTGAAGACTTTTTTGGGAGAAGGGATGAACCTGAAGAATTCGTGGATTTAAAAGAGGATGCTTTTTTTGCGTTGACTACTGATAAAAATGAAGTTTATGTAGGGGAAGGAGTAAATACAACTTTAGCATTTTATGTCTCTACTGAAAATAGAGCACCTCTTCAATTTCATGATCTTACCAATCAGTTAACAGATATTTTAAATAAAATCAGACCTAATAATGTGTGGGAAGAGAATTTTAATATTGAGAATATCTCGGCTGAGCCTGTAAACATAGGAGGAAAAAGATATAGTGTCTATAAAATATTTCAAGCTACCTTTTTTCCATTAGGTGCACAGGATATCGAATTTCCGAGTGTAGGACTGGAAATGATAAAATATAAAGTAGCTAAGAATAGAAGTTTTTTTGGACAAAATAGAAAAGAAAGTTTCAAGACCTTTTATTCTAAGCCTAAAAAAGTAAAAGTGAAGCCTCTTCCAGATCATCCTTTGAAGGATCAAGTTTCGGTTGGAAATTATAAACTATCTGAAAAAATCAGTTCTACTGAATTAAATACGGGAGAAAGCTTTCAATATGAATTTAGAGTTAGAGGAATTGGTAATATTTCAGGTATTGCTGAGCCTCAAATTAGTAAAGAAGAAGAGCTGGAAGTTTATTCACCTAATATAACGGAAAATATAACCCGTGGAGGAGTGTCAGTAACAGGTTCTAAAGCATTTAACTATTATGTCATTCCTAAAGAGCCAGGTGAATACGATCTGTCTGATTATTTTCAATTTATATTCTTTAATACGGCTACAGATAAATATGATACTTTAAAGTCTAGATATAATTTGAACATTAAAGGAGAAAGCATGGCCAATGTAAATATAGAACAAGCTTCATCTGATGGATTGTTTTATGATAGGATAGGTGAGGTTTCAAACGATTTACAGTCGTTAAAAGCCACTGATGTGTGGAAATGGGTATTTAATATATTTCTTATAGTCGCTTTTTCAGTTTCATTGTTCTTCTTGCTGAAAAAATCCTAA
- the aspS gene encoding aspartate--tRNA ligase, whose translation MHRTHHCGELRIENKDQQVVLSGWVQRVRNKGGLLWIDLRDRYGITQLLCEEGKTDEEILKVARKVGREFVLQAKGKVLERFSKNDKMPTGDIEIFVEELKILNAAKTPPFTIEDDTDGGEELRMQYRYLDLRRPTVREKLKLRHQLMQATRRFMDGAGFLEVETPVLIKSTPEGARDFVVPSRVHEGEFYALPQSPQTFKQLLMVSGFDKYFQIVKCFRDEDLRADRQPEFTQIDCEMSFVEQEDILNTFEEMVKYLFKEVKGVEIGDFERMDYAKAMKLYGSDKPDIRFGMPFVELNEFAQGKGFNVFDQAELVVTINVEGAADYTRKQLDALTDYVKRPQIGAKGLVYVKCNEDGSFKSSVDKFYSQEDLKEWAEAANAKAGDLLLVLSGETAHTRKAMNELRLKMGSDLGLRDKNVFKPLWVLDFPLLEWDEETERFHAMHHPFTSPKPEDMELIETDPGKVRANAYDMVINGVEIGGGSIRIHDKALQQKMFKALGFTEEEAQKQFGFLMEAFEYGAPPHGGIAFGFDRLCAMFGGSDSIRDYIAFPKNNAGRDVMIDSPATISAEQLKELHLSIK comes from the coding sequence ATGCATAGAACACATCATTGCGGAGAGTTAAGAATTGAAAATAAAGATCAACAAGTTGTATTAAGCGGTTGGGTTCAACGTGTCAGAAATAAAGGTGGATTATTATGGATTGACTTACGTGACCGTTATGGAATTACTCAACTTCTTTGTGAGGAAGGGAAAACGGATGAGGAAATCCTTAAAGTAGCTCGTAAAGTAGGACGTGAATTCGTTTTACAAGCAAAGGGAAAAGTACTAGAAAGATTCTCCAAAAATGATAAAATGCCAACTGGTGATATTGAAATTTTTGTAGAGGAATTAAAGATTTTAAATGCTGCAAAAACACCTCCATTCACCATTGAAGATGATACTGACGGTGGTGAGGAATTAAGAATGCAGTATCGTTATTTAGATTTAAGAAGACCAACTGTCAGAGAAAAACTGAAGTTGCGACACCAGTTAATGCAGGCCACCAGAAGATTTATGGATGGTGCTGGCTTCTTGGAAGTAGAAACACCTGTATTAATCAAATCAACTCCAGAAGGCGCAAGAGATTTTGTAGTGCCTTCTAGAGTGCATGAAGGAGAGTTTTACGCATTGCCACAATCACCTCAAACTTTTAAGCAGTTGTTAATGGTTTCTGGTTTTGATAAATATTTCCAGATCGTGAAATGTTTCCGTGATGAAGATTTAAGAGCTGATCGTCAACCTGAGTTTACCCAAATAGACTGTGAAATGTCTTTCGTGGAGCAAGAAGATATCTTAAACACTTTTGAAGAGATGGTAAAATATCTATTCAAAGAAGTGAAAGGTGTTGAAATAGGAGACTTTGAAAGAATGGACTACGCAAAGGCAATGAAACTTTATGGTTCTGATAAGCCTGATATTCGTTTTGGGATGCCATTTGTAGAATTAAATGAATTCGCTCAAGGAAAAGGCTTTAATGTTTTTGATCAAGCAGAATTAGTAGTTACGATTAATGTTGAAGGTGCAGCAGATTATACACGTAAACAACTAGATGCTTTAACAGACTATGTGAAGCGTCCTCAAATTGGAGCGAAAGGCTTAGTATATGTTAAATGTAATGAAGATGGATCTTTTAAATCTTCAGTTGATAAGTTTTACAGCCAGGAAGACCTTAAAGAATGGGCTGAGGCAGCAAATGCCAAAGCAGGTGATTTACTTTTAGTATTAAGTGGAGAAACTGCCCATACAAGAAAAGCTATGAATGAGCTTAGACTGAAAATGGGAAGCGATCTAGGCTTAAGAGATAAAAATGTATTTAAGCCACTTTGGGTTCTTGATTTTCCGCTTTTGGAATGGGATGAAGAAACAGAGAGGTTCCATGCTATGCACCATCCATTTACCAGTCCAAAACCAGAAGATATGGAATTGATTGAGACTGATCCAGGAAAGGTAAGAGCGAATGCATATGATATGGTCATCAATGGAGTTGAAATTGGTGGAGGCAGTATTAGAATTCATGATAAAGCACTTCAACAGAAGATGTTTAAAGCATTAGGTTTTACAGAAGAAGAAGCCCAAAAACAATTTGGGTTCTTGATGGAAGCATTTGAATATGGAGCTCCACCACATGGAGGTATTGCATTCGGATTTGATAGACTATGCGCTATGTTTGGTGGTTCTGATTCAATTCGCGATTATATTGCTTTCCCTAAGAATAATGCGGGAAGAGATGTTATGATTGATTCCCCTGCTACTATATCAGCGGAACAATTAAAGGAATTGCATTTGAGTATAAAATAA
- a CDS encoding DUF6962 family protein, which yields MIEHTYIEFLGLELADPLTFVSDILMASFCAFYGHKLFHEHKAKYAKLASFFFLFLACSSFLGGSSHLFDLYLGKTPHLIAWTVQGVSILLFELASLKLLADSKFKIFLRAVIFAFFGIFISQIFFIQHFDVVKMNTSIGLLGVVSIIHIYKYFQERNRAYLNVPLAIILFAGPALIHSFGINYNKWIDQNVISHILLLPCYYLLYTAVKQVSVSKMKSQLIRQPLPLEEK from the coding sequence TTGATTGAACACACCTATATTGAGTTTTTAGGATTAGAATTAGCAGATCCTTTAACATTTGTCAGTGATATTTTGATGGCTAGCTTTTGTGCTTTCTATGGTCATAAACTTTTTCATGAGCATAAAGCGAAGTATGCTAAACTTGCTTCTTTCTTTTTCCTATTTCTGGCTTGTTCTTCCTTTTTAGGAGGTAGTTCTCACCTTTTTGATCTTTATTTGGGGAAAACTCCTCACTTAATTGCATGGACAGTTCAAGGAGTTTCCATTTTATTATTTGAATTAGCTAGTCTTAAATTGCTAGCAGACTCCAAGTTTAAAATTTTCTTAAGAGCTGTGATTTTTGCTTTTTTTGGAATATTCATTTCTCAAATATTTTTTATTCAACATTTTGATGTAGTCAAAATGAATACCAGTATTGGGTTATTAGGGGTGGTTTCAATCATCCATATTTATAAATATTTTCAAGAGAGGAATAGAGCGTATTTAAATGTACCACTTGCTATTATTCTATTTGCTGGCCCTGCCTTAATCCATAGTTTTGGCATCAATTACAATAAATGGATTGATCAGAATGTAATCAGCCATATTTTGCTTTTACCTTGTTATTATCTTCTTTATACGGCTGTTAAGCAAGTTTCTGTTTCTAAAATGAAATCTCAGCTAATACGGCAACCATTGCCCCTAGAAGAGAAATAA
- a CDS encoding ZIP family metal transporter: MIVNSIILFVLTFAAGYLVFFIPKIKTQFFKLSLVFAGAYLFSVTVIHILPEIFTEGKDIPFISLFVLAGFFIQVILEYFSEGVEHGHLHNMEEHHNHGRNKWLGLLIALFIHAFLEGTLLAHPDTIHSNESSYSIFLGILMHKMPAAFALMSVLICHLKVKWKTVIILIIFSLASPAGLGLSHLLHDSQIFSDKVFIILFALVSGNFLHISTTIFFESSPDHSFNFKKLFISLLGAMVAVLAEISF; encoded by the coding sequence ATGATTGTAAATTCTATAATACTTTTTGTGCTCACTTTTGCAGCTGGCTACTTGGTGTTTTTTATACCTAAAATTAAAACTCAGTTTTTCAAACTATCCTTAGTTTTTGCAGGTGCATATTTATTCTCAGTAACTGTTATTCATATTTTACCTGAAATATTTACTGAAGGTAAAGACATTCCTTTTATTAGCTTATTTGTATTGGCTGGCTTTTTTATCCAAGTGATTTTAGAATATTTCTCTGAAGGAGTAGAGCATGGCCATTTACATAATATGGAAGAGCATCATAATCATGGTAGAAATAAATGGCTTGGCTTATTAATCGCACTTTTTATACATGCATTTCTGGAGGGAACTCTATTAGCTCATCCTGACACTATACACTCAAATGAAAGTTCGTATTCTATATTTTTAGGAATTTTAATGCATAAAATGCCAGCAGCTTTTGCCTTAATGTCAGTTCTTATATGCCATCTAAAAGTAAAATGGAAAACGGTTATTATTTTGATTATATTCAGTCTAGCTAGCCCTGCTGGATTAGGCTTAAGCCACCTACTTCACGATAGTCAGATTTTTTCTGATAAGGTGTTTATAATTTTATTCGCTTTAGTATCTGGTAATTTCCTACACATCTCAACTACTATCTTTTTTGAAAGCAGTCCAGACCATAGTTTTAACTTTAAAAAGCTATTTATTTCTCTTCTAGGGGCAATGGTTGCCGTATTAGCTGAGATTTCATTTTAG
- a CDS encoding dicarboxylate/amino acid:cation symporter, producing the protein MKKLPLHIRIIIGLILGIIWAFISSYLGWNQFTIDWIDPFGTIFIRILKAIAVPLVLLSIISGVSSLTDINRLGKLGLKTIVFYLMSTVIAVGIGLTLVNVVKPGKFVNEEQRVKNRIKYELWVSENPDVPQPKDGRSFLKEQQYQDLVNSAMKEGTLDSLKNTESSNERVNQLSKSADQTKNQGPLKFFVDMVPENVFGAFSSNANMLQVIFFAIFFGICLAMLPNRKVSGVIDFVNGANEVILKMVDIIMKAAPFFVFALLAGVIAKMADTPAQVLQIFKGLGSYSITLLVGLLFMIFVLYPLIVHAFIKKLSYREFLKRISPAQFLAFSTSSSAATLPVTMECVEENMGASKKISSFVLPIGATVNMDGTSMYQAIAVVFLAQLHMVDLTLGQQLTIVLTATLASIGSAAVPSAGLVMMIIVLNSVGLNPAWVAIIFPVDRILDMFRTVVNVTGDATVSTLIAKSEGELKVPKDVPANK; encoded by the coding sequence ATGAAGAAATTACCATTACATATCAGAATCATAATTGGTCTGATTTTAGGGATTATTTGGGCATTTATTTCTAGTTATTTAGGATGGAACCAATTTACAATTGATTGGATAGATCCATTCGGTACAATTTTTATTAGAATATTAAAGGCAATTGCAGTTCCATTGGTATTGCTTTCTATTATAAGTGGCGTATCAAGCTTAACTGATATTAATAGATTAGGAAAGTTAGGTCTGAAAACAATCGTTTTCTATTTAATGTCAACAGTAATTGCTGTTGGCATTGGATTAACACTTGTGAATGTAGTGAAGCCCGGCAAATTTGTAAATGAAGAACAAAGGGTTAAAAACAGAATTAAATATGAACTATGGGTTAGTGAAAATCCTGATGTACCACAGCCAAAGGACGGAAGATCTTTCTTAAAAGAGCAACAATATCAAGATTTGGTTAATTCTGCTATGAAAGAAGGGACTTTAGATTCATTGAAAAATACAGAAAGTTCTAATGAAAGGGTAAATCAGCTTTCTAAATCTGCAGATCAAACTAAAAATCAAGGACCATTGAAATTCTTTGTGGATATGGTTCCAGAAAATGTATTTGGGGCTTTCAGCAGTAATGCTAACATGTTGCAGGTTATTTTCTTTGCAATATTTTTTGGAATATGCTTAGCAATGCTTCCTAATAGAAAAGTAAGTGGGGTAATCGATTTTGTAAACGGTGCGAATGAGGTTATCCTTAAGATGGTGGATATCATCATGAAAGCGGCTCCGTTTTTCGTATTCGCTTTGTTAGCCGGAGTGATCGCCAAAATGGCGGATACACCAGCTCAGGTTTTACAGATCTTTAAAGGCCTAGGAAGTTATTCAATTACCTTATTAGTGGGTTTACTGTTTATGATATTTGTGCTGTATCCATTGATTGTACATGCGTTTATCAAAAAACTTAGCTATAGAGAATTCTTAAAAAGAATAAGTCCAGCTCAATTCTTGGCATTTTCTACTTCCAGTAGTGCTGCAACACTGCCAGTTACTATGGAGTGTGTAGAAGAGAATATGGGAGCCTCAAAGAAGATAAGTAGTTTTGTGCTTCCTATAGGAGCTACAGTGAATATGGATGGTACTAGTATGTATCAAGCCATCGCAGTTGTATTCTTAGCTCAGCTGCATATGGTTGATCTAACGTTAGGACAGCAATTAACCATTGTGTTAACGGCAACTTTAGCATCCATTGGTTCAGCTGCTGTTCCTAGTGCTGGTTTAGTAATGATGATTATCGTATTAAACTCTGTTGGATTGAATCCAGCATGGGTAGCGATCATCTTCCCAGTAGATAGAATTTTAGATATGTTTAGAACCGTAGTGAACGTTACTGGCGATGCTACTGTTTCTACATTAATTGCGAAGTCTGAAGGTGAACTAAAAGTGCCAAAAGACGTTCCAGCAAATAAATAA
- a CDS encoding VOC family protein, which yields MKNIRPFHVAFPVTDLQATRQFFEEKLNCKIGRTSERWIDFDLYGHQITAHLTDEAIQEPAANPVDGKSVPIKHFGVILEWEQWHELADRLKAQNTEFIIKPYIRFKGEAGEQATMFFLDPSGNALEFKSFKKDESIFAS from the coding sequence ATGAAAAATATTAGACCTTTCCATGTTGCATTTCCTGTAACTGATTTACAGGCCACTCGCCAGTTTTTTGAAGAAAAGTTGAATTGTAAAATTGGTCGCACTTCTGAAAGATGGATTGATTTTGATTTGTATGGCCACCAGATTACCGCTCATCTTACGGATGAAGCCATTCAAGAACCAGCTGCAAACCCAGTTGATGGAAAGTCAGTACCCATCAAACATTTTGGTGTTATTTTGGAATGGGAGCAGTGGCACGAGCTAGCAGATAGATTGAAAGCTCAGAATACCGAGTTTATAATTAAACCCTATATAAGATTTAAAGGCGAAGCAGGAGAACAAGCGACCATGTTCTTTTTAGATCCAAGTGGAAATGCCTTGGAGTTTAAATCTTTCAAAAAGGATGAAAGCATATTTGCATCCTAA
- a CDS encoding FAD:protein FMN transferase, with translation MTNRTKNSIYSLILIALVAAVWFFRNNDKDEESQEAYIFIAGDAQGTTYNINYLDPKKRNLKNDIDSILHQFDLSLSTYVSNSEIAEFNENDSLTYKSEFFYPVLKKSEEIYKASEGAFDPTVYPLIEAWGFGPKTVDFPDSSKIEDIKQYVGFDLIEFDEKQVIKTKDKVSLDFNAIAQGYSIDVVYDYLKSKGIENMMIELGGELRVAGKNEKGDLWAIGIDDPKQEQNQSSKRVAIIKLENEAISTSGNYRKFFVHEGKKYGHSINPKTGYPIQRDIISATVVAPSCMEADAWSTAFMVTGLEKAKTILKKQKHLKAFFIYEDENGDLKQFSTENLSQNLITE, from the coding sequence ATGACAAACAGAACAAAAAACTCAATCTATTCACTGATACTAATTGCACTTGTTGCTGCTGTATGGTTTTTCAGAAATAATGACAAGGATGAGGAAAGCCAAGAGGCATATATTTTTATAGCAGGTGATGCTCAAGGAACTACCTATAACATCAACTATTTAGATCCTAAAAAAAGAAATTTAAAAAATGATATTGATTCAATTCTTCATCAGTTTGACTTGAGCTTATCCACTTATGTGAGCAATTCCGAAATTGCTGAATTCAATGAAAATGACAGCTTAACTTATAAAAGTGAATTCTTTTATCCCGTTTTAAAGAAATCTGAAGAAATATATAAAGCCTCAGAAGGTGCTTTCGATCCTACTGTATATCCCTTAATCGAAGCCTGGGGATTCGGACCTAAAACAGTTGATTTTCCAGATAGCAGTAAAATTGAAGATATAAAACAATATGTTGGCTTCGACCTTATTGAATTTGACGAAAAACAAGTGATTAAAACAAAGGATAAAGTTTCTCTTGATTTCAACGCTATTGCACAAGGCTACTCTATAGATGTTGTATATGATTATCTCAAATCAAAAGGTATTGAAAATATGATGATTGAGCTAGGAGGAGAATTAAGAGTTGCTGGAAAAAATGAAAAAGGAGATTTATGGGCAATTGGTATTGATGATCCAAAACAAGAGCAAAATCAAAGCTCAAAAAGAGTAGCGATTATTAAACTTGAAAATGAAGCCATATCTACTTCGGGAAATTACAGAAAGTTTTTTGTTCATGAAGGTAAAAAATATGGCCATAGCATTAATCCTAAAACAGGATACCCGATTCAAAGGGATATAATAAGTGCTACTGTAGTTGCGCCAAGCTGTATGGAAGCTGATGCTTGGTCAACCGCATTTATGGTTACCGGTTTAGAAAAGGCCAAAACAATTTTAAAAAAGCAAAAACACTTAAAAGCATTCTTTATCTATGAAGATGAAAATGGCGACTTAAAGCAATTCAGTACAGAAAATTTAAGCCAAAACCTGATCACTGAATAA
- a CDS encoding NifU family protein — MSTQTQQPVTIYMEANPNPNSLKFATNQMLVPEGDSFDYPSIEDTAQAPLAKILFEKEYVDRVFYMSNFVTVTKKPEYEWVEIQNEVKEVIKEFLESGKRVIELQPKDLFEQPNNSENAELEEQIKNILEEYIKPAVEQDGGAISFHSYDKDNQKVKVLLQGSCSGCPSSTITLKAGIENLLKRMLPNDVKEVEAEGV; from the coding sequence ATGAGTACGCAGACACAACAACCTGTTACCATTTATATGGAAGCAAATCCGAATCCTAATTCATTAAAATTTGCTACCAACCAAATGTTAGTTCCTGAAGGTGATTCATTTGATTATCCTTCTATAGAAGATACGGCTCAAGCTCCCTTAGCAAAGATTTTGTTTGAGAAAGAGTATGTAGACAGAGTTTTTTACATGAGTAATTTCGTAACGGTTACAAAAAAACCGGAATACGAATGGGTGGAAATTCAAAATGAGGTAAAAGAGGTAATCAAAGAATTCTTAGAATCGGGAAAGCGCGTAATTGAATTACAGCCTAAAGACTTATTCGAGCAACCTAATAATAGCGAAAATGCTGAGCTTGAAGAGCAAATCAAAAATATTCTTGAAGAATATATCAAGCCAGCAGTAGAACAAGATGGTGGTGCTATATCTTTCCATTCTTATGATAAGGATAATCAAAAGGTGAAAGTCTTATTGCAAGGATCTTGTAGCGGATGTCCATCTTCAACTATTACATTGAAAGCTGGGATAGAAAATCTATTGAAAAGAATGCTTCCAAATGATGTGAAAGAAGTAGAAGCAGAAGGCGTTTAA
- a CDS encoding class I SAM-dependent methyltransferase, producing MFPQKKEWFYNWFNSPFYHKLYVERDENEAKEFVQNLFYHLNIKEGSKILDVACGRGRHAIFMNKLGCEVEGIDYSDNNINEAKKLENDKLHFHLHDMRKVFKEESFDYAFNFFTSFGYFENDSENQDTINAITKALKQEGILVLDFLNPYKVIKELESEEVKIIDGTAFKIQKHLEGENLIKKIEFDFEEKKYCFEEKLTFLRRIKFLEYFRNANLMPLETLGDYALSPYDQDSSDRMIFICKKL from the coding sequence ATGTTTCCCCAAAAAAAAGAGTGGTTTTACAATTGGTTCAATTCGCCATTTTACCATAAACTTTATGTGGAAAGAGATGAAAATGAGGCCAAGGAATTCGTTCAAAATCTCTTTTATCATTTAAATATAAAAGAAGGAAGTAAAATATTAGATGTTGCTTGTGGAAGGGGCAGACATGCTATTTTCATGAACAAGTTAGGGTGTGAAGTTGAGGGTATTGATTATTCTGATAACAATATAAATGAAGCAAAAAAGCTTGAAAATGATAAATTGCATTTCCATCTCCACGATATGAGAAAAGTCTTTAAAGAGGAATCTTTTGATTATGCCTTTAACTTTTTCACCAGCTTCGGATATTTTGAAAATGATTCAGAAAATCAGGATACCATTAATGCTATTACAAAAGCACTGAAACAAGAAGGTATTTTAGTGTTAGACTTTCTAAATCCATATAAAGTAATTAAAGAACTTGAATCTGAAGAGGTTAAAATAATTGATGGCACTGCATTCAAAATTCAAAAGCATTTAGAGGGTGAAAATTTAATTAAGAAAATCGAATTCGATTTTGAAGAAAAAAAATACTGTTTTGAAGAAAAGCTAACTTTTTTAAGAAGGATTAAATTTTTAGAATATTTCAGGAATGCGAATTTAATGCCCTTGGAAACTTTAGGTGATTATGCGCTATCACCATATGATCAAGATTCCTCAGACAGGATGATATTTATTTGTAAAAAACTATGA